The region TCCGGTTCGTCGTCTTGTGGAACAGGAAGACGCTCTCGGAGTGGATCGGCCTCTCGGCGACCGCCACGTGGAGTGTCGCTGCACCAGGCGGCTCCGAGCAGAACGGCTCGAGAAGGGGGGAGGGTCTCTCGACGAACAGCTCTCCCCCTCGCGCCAGCGTCATCCTCACGTACTGCTCCCCGGTCGCACCGTCCAGCTCCTTCTCGAGGACCTCGAGGACGAGGTCCGGGTCGATGGCGAACCCGAAGTACCGGGCAGTCGCCGCCAGGCGTGCCATGTGCCGGTCGATGAGCACGAACCCGTCGCGCTCCGTCCACCGCATCGTCTCGAGGAGATCGAACTCGGGGCGCCGCTCGACGAGAAGCCTGGCCTTGAGCTTCGCCTCCTCGTACTCGGAGCCGGCCGTCGAGCCCCATGTGATGCCGCCGCCGACGCCGTACTCGGCGACGCCCTCCTCGAGGTCGATCGTCACGGTGCGGATCGCCACGTTGAACTCGGCGTCGACGCCGCCGTCCGCCATCGGCGCGATGTAGCCGAAGGCGCCGGCGTACACGCCGCGGGGCGATCCCTCGAGGGAGGTGATGATCTCCATCGTCCGCCGCTTCGGCGTTCCCGTCACCGATGCGCTCGGGAACAGCGCACCGAACACGTCGACGAGAGAGGCATCGGCGTCGAGCTCGGCAGACACGCCCGAGGTCATCTGCCACAGGGTCTCGAAGCGCTCGATGGCGAACAGTTCGTCGGCGCGCACGGTTCCGGTCCGGGCGATCCTCCCGAGATCGCTGCGGAGCAGGTCGACGATCATCAGGTTCTCGGCCATGTCCTTGTCCGACTCGGCGAGGCGCCTCGCCATCTCGTCGTCCTCACCGGGCCACCGGCCCCGCCTGATCGTCCCTTTCATCGGTCTCGTCCGGATCGTCCCGTCCTCGACCCGGAAGAAGCACTCGGGAGAGGCGCTGAGCACCCGGTAGCGCCCCAGGTCGAAGTTGCCCGAGTAGGCGCCGCGTTGGGCGAGCGCGATGTCCCGGTACAGCTCGTCCGGGTCTCCGGCGAAGGCGGCTCGGAGCCGGAACGTGTGGTTGACCTGGTTCGTGTCGCCGTCTACCAGGTGTTGCTTGATCCGGGCGATCGCCTCGTAGTACTCGTCCCGGGTCACGTCCGGCCGCCACGCCGACATGTTGTAACGCGGTGGTCCGCCCGGTCGGGGCGCCAAGGGCTCGAACGGCTCGCGCTGCTCGAAGATGGCGAACCACACGAGTGGCAGTTCGGCGAACGGATCGCCCGGTTGGCGGTCGACGGTTGCCAGGCCGGCATCGAACGCCCCGGCCGCCTCGTAGGCGACGAACCCGCACGCCCACATCCCGGCACGGCTCGCCTCCTCGACGCGCCGCAGGGCGGGCAGGACCTCGTCGAGGCGGCCGGCGACGACGGTGTCCTGCAGTCCCGTGAGTGCGAATGCGTGCTCGTGCGACGCCGAGTGGTCGTCGAACCGAGCGCGGGGGAACATCTCACGAACGGTACCGATCAGGCACCCCGATGGGGGAGGTTTGTGCCTCCGGCGCCCGCTCGCCCGACCTGAGATGAGACCCGGAGCGCTACGCCGACGTCAGCACGTCATGGAGCTCGTCGGCCGTGATCAACACCTCACGGGCCTTCGACCCCTCGGAAGGGCCGACGATCCCCTTGTTCTCCAGGATGTCCATGACCCGACCGGCCCTGGCGAACCCGATCCGGAGCTTGCGCTGCAACATC is a window of Acidimicrobiia bacterium DNA encoding:
- a CDS encoding chorismate-binding protein, whose product is MFPRARFDDHSASHEHAFALTGLQDTVVAGRLDEVLPALRRVEEASRAGMWACGFVAYEAAGAFDAGLATVDRQPGDPFAELPLVWFAIFEQREPFEPLAPRPGGPPRYNMSAWRPDVTRDEYYEAIARIKQHLVDGDTNQVNHTFRLRAAFAGDPDELYRDIALAQRGAYSGNFDLGRYRVLSASPECFFRVEDGTIRTRPMKGTIRRGRWPGEDDEMARRLAESDKDMAENLMIVDLLRSDLGRIARTGTVRADELFAIERFETLWQMTSGVSAELDADASLVDVFGALFPSASVTGTPKRRTMEIITSLEGSPRGVYAGAFGYIAPMADGGVDAEFNVAIRTVTIDLEEGVAEYGVGGGITWGSTAGSEYEEAKLKARLLVERRPEFDLLETMRWTERDGFVLIDRHMARLAATARYFGFAIDPDLVLEVLEKELDGATGEQYVRMTLARGGELFVERPSPLLEPFCSEPPGAATLHVAVAERPIHSESVFLFHKTTNRKAYDIRAAEHPIADDVILVNERGEITELTTASLMVEIGGEWWTPGLDSGCLPGVYRDELLEEGVCRERAISRRDLADAGRLAAVNSVRGWRKVELLGPP